The following proteins come from a genomic window of Candidatus Paceibacterota bacterium:
- a CDS encoding aromatic amino acid transport family protein has product MRKGLFEGIALLVGMIIGAGVFTLPYLSLQSGVMPTLLLLAIVGAIILYIHLIYGELSLRTEKACGLPGYVGAYLGPKAKKFVLGTTLLTFSISLLILLL; this is encoded by the coding sequence ATGCGTAAGGGACTTTTTGAAGGGATTGCTCTTTTAGTAGGTATGATTATCGGTGCCGGTGTTTTTACTCTGCCCTATTTAAGTTTGCAATCTGGCGTTATGCCTACTTTACTTTTACTTGCTATTGTGGGAGCCATTATTTTATACATCCATTTAATTTACGGAGAATTATCGCTAAGAACAGAAAAAGCTTGTGGTTTACCCGGATATGTAGGCGCTTATCTTGGTCCCAAGGCAAAGAAATTTGTTTTAGGAACAACTCTTTTAACGTTTTCTATTTCCTTATTAATTCTTTTGCTT
- the infC gene encoding translation initiation factor IF-3 — MFKPNNFNPPETVRLIGIDDKQIAVMSYSEAQKKAEAEGYDLIEVSSKAVPPIYKLGDYGKFLYQKAKELKKQQAKQKSDEPKTIKISFMEGVHDMEIKAKKAAEFLAENRKVDLLMILRAREKAHKDIAGQKFENFLKMIPGGYQIISEMKSTPGGFFITIKKP, encoded by the coding sequence TTGTTTAAACCAAATAATTTTAATCCTCCTGAAACAGTTAGACTCATCGGCATTGATGACAAGCAAATTGCGGTAATGAGTTATTCAGAAGCTCAGAAAAAAGCTGAAGCGGAAGGCTATGATTTAATAGAAGTGTCTAGCAAGGCTGTGCCGCCTATATATAAATTAGGTGATTATGGCAAGTTCCTTTATCAGAAAGCTAAGGAGTTAAAAAAACAGCAGGCAAAACAGAAGAGTGATGAGCCCAAAACCATAAAGATTAGCTTTATGGAAGGGGTCCACGATATGGAAATAAAAGCTAAAAAAGCTGCAGAGTTTCTGGCTGAAAATAGGAAAGTAGATTTGCTTATGATTCTTAGGGCGAGAGAGAAAGCTCACAAAGATATAGCTGGCCAGAAGTTCGAGAACTTTTTGAAAATGATTCCTGGGGGCTATCAAATAATCTCAGAAATGAAAAGTACGCCAGGCGGATTCTTTATAACTATTAAAAAACCTTAA
- the rplT gene encoding 50S ribosomal protein L20, whose product MTRVKRGVQANKAKKKIIKAAKGYRWRRKSTYRAAKEAFMHAQTHAYTSRKLVKRTKRAEWQIQINAFCRENGLTYSQFIHQLKEQNVILNRKVLAELAQEEPKLLEAIIKEVAATK is encoded by the coding sequence ATGACAAGAGTAAAACGCGGTGTCCAAGCCAATAAGGCAAAAAAGAAGATTATTAAAGCCGCTAAAGGTTATCGCTGGAGAAGAAAGAGCACTTATCGTGCCGCTAAGGAGGCCTTTATGCACGCCCAGACTCATGCCTATACCAGCAGGAAATTAGTTAAGAGGACTAAAAGGGCTGAGTGGCAGATTCAAATTAATGCCTTCTGTCGAGAGAATGGTCTAACTTACAGCCAGTTTATCCATCAGCTGAAAGAACAGAATGTTATCTTGAACCGTAAAGTGCTAGCGGAATTGGCCCAAGAAGAACCTAAACTGTTAGAAGCTATTATCAAAGAAGTGGCCGCTACCAAGTAA
- the smpB gene encoding SsrA-binding protein SmpB: MAQPKSKLFSQDLAFNKKATFDYQVLDALEAGMVLTGGETKSAKLGHIHLNGAFVVPHGQELFLVNCLIEPYQSKETLKETKTRSIKLLLKRKEIDYLTSKIKASGLTLIPLKVYNKRGLVKVEIALAKGKKAYDKRETIKKRDDLARIHRGED, encoded by the coding sequence ATGGCGCAACCAAAGTCAAAATTATTTTCTCAGGATCTGGCTTTTAATAAAAAGGCTACTTTTGACTATCAGGTTTTAGATGCCTTAGAAGCTGGCATGGTTTTAACCGGTGGAGAAACGAAGTCAGCGAAATTAGGGCATATCCATTTGAATGGAGCCTTTGTGGTACCGCATGGCCAAGAGCTATTCTTGGTAAACTGTTTGATTGAGCCTTATCAGTCCAAGGAAACGTTAAAAGAGACTAAAACTCGTAGTATTAAATTGCTTCTCAAACGAAAAGAAATAGACTATTTAACTTCTAAAATAAAGGCTAGTGGCTTGACTTTGATACCCCTGAAAGTGTATAATAAGCGCGGTCTCGTGAAGGTAGAAATCGCTCTTGCTAAGGGCAAAAAGGCTTATGACAAGAGAGAAACTATCAAGAAACGTGATGATTTAGCGCGTATCCACCGAGGGGAGGATTAA